Part of the Bacillus sp. N1-1 genome, TAAAGCAAGTTTCAGACCGTCTGATGCACCGTGTGCTGCAGCGTCAATCACGTTAACGTGATCTTCATTTCTTTCCATTTTAATTTCTTTAGCTGTTTCTGGTGTTTCTGTTTCAGGCATAATTAGCTTGGCCATTAATAGACCACCTGGCGCTGCCATGAAACTTGCCGCTAGGAGATACTCAAGCGGTACACCGAGCAAAGAATAACCAATTAAAACAGAACCAGCCACGGAAGCAAGTCCACCTGTCATAACGGCAAATAACTCAGATTTCGTCATTTTATCCAGGTAAGGTTTAATAACAAGCGGTGCTTCTGTTTGACCAACAAAGATATTCGCTGTTGCTGATAAAGATTCTGCTTTACTTGTTCCAAGTGCCCATGAGATCGCTCCACCAAGGATACGAATAACCCATTGCATAATACCAAGGTAATAAAGAACAGAAATAAGAGACGAGAAGAAGATAATAATGGTTAGAACTTGAAAAGCAAAGATCATCCCAATGTCTTCATTCCCAATTAAGCCACCGAATAGGAACCCAATTCCTTCATTAGCGTATCCAATAATATCTTGAACGAATAAGGATAGTTGTTTTAAAGCTGCCTTACCCGCTTCCCATTTAAGTACCACAAATGCAAATGCGACCTGAATCGCAAGTGCTCCTAGCACCGTACGAAGGTTAATCGCTTTACGGTTTGTTGAAAAGATTAGGGCAATGGCAAAAAGTACAGCCATACCACCAAATCCCCATAGTATTTGCATATTTTACACCCCTCGTTAAATATTGTATCCGTTTATAAGCATAGGCTACCCCATTACCAGATTTAAAATAGAAATATTATAGCACTCAGCCAAATACAGCGCTTACAAACAGTGTTTTTCATCGTCTGAAAATTCGACATTTTTCGCGGTTAAGCGGAAAATAAAAAGTCTGCTCTCTCTCTATCAGACTTCAATGAACCTTTGTCATTATAACACAGAATATGAGCAATGAAAGCCCTTAATTGTCCTCATTTAATTTTTGCGTGATTTTTTTAATTAGAGCTTCAGACGTCTCAGCATTGATTAAGCGACCCTCAACAATCGCAAACGCCTCACTATAGCAGTTCCCACAATAACCAAGACAACCATAATCGATCAACTCAACTCCTGGTACCTTTTCGAATACTTCCCATACCTTTTTGTTATCCCTTAAATTTCCAGCGCAAAATTCAATTGTTTTCATTTAAATGCCACTCCCCAGTTACGCATTTCAGAAATGTTATTGTACATAAGTCTCAGTTTCGCTATAATTTTAACTGTCATAAAAAATTCAAATGTATAAGTATAGTATAGCGCGTGTCGCTTCCTTATTTCTTCCTAAATCTTAACTTCTTCTTTAGCTTCTCTACTTTATATAGGAAGACGGCGTTATTGAATTTTATCAAAGGGGACCTCTTATCATGAAAAGGCTAGTGCTATTAGGCGGCGGATACGGTGGTATGCGCATTCTACAGAAATTATTTTCATCTGATTTACCAGAAGACCTCACGATTACGCTTGTTGACCGAAATCCTTATCATAGTATGAAAACGGAATATTACGCGCTTGCTGCCGGAACAGCAAGTGATCATCACATACGCGTTCAATTTCCAGTTCATCAAAAGCTTGAAATCAAATATGGTGAAATTAGTGGCATCGACTTAAACTCAAATGTGATTCACTTAAAAGATGATGACGACCTCGCTTACGACACCCTCGTCATTGGTCTTGGTTGTGAAGACAAATATCATAATGTACCAGGCGCTGATATTCATACACTAAGCATCCAAACCATTGATTCTTCAAGAAGAACGTATGAAACCTTAAACAACCTTGGTGCTAACTCAATCGTTGGCATCGTAGGTGCTGGCCTGAGTGGCGTTGAGCTCGCCAGTGAACTTCACGAAAGCAGACCAGACCTTCAAGTCAAATTGTTTGATCGTGGTCATACGATCCTCTCTGCCTTTCCTGAAAGACTCGGAAAATATGTACAGTCTTGGTTTGAAGAACGTGATGTCGAGGTTGTGAGTGAATCCAATATAACAAAAGTAGAACCGAATACCCTTTTTAATCATGGGGAACCCGTTCACTGTGACTCAATTGTTTGGACAGCCGGCATTCAGCCAAACAAAATCGTTCGTGAGCTAGACGTAGAAAAAGATCCACAGCAGCGGATTATCCTTAATGATTACCACTCTATTCCAAATCACGACAATGCATTTGTTGTTGGCGACTGCGCAAGTTTGCCACATGCACCAAGTGCTCAGCTTGCTGAAGAACAGGCTGAACAAATTGCCCTTGTGCTACAAAAGCAATGGAAAAACGAAACACCACCAGCACTTCCACCGATTAAAATCAAAGGAACGCTTGGCTCACTCGGAAGCAAACATGGCTTTGGCGTCATGGCGAATCGACCACTCACTGGTCGGGTACCGCGTCTACTTAAGTCAGGGATCTTATGGATGTATAAAAATCATAATGGTTAATTCAATACCCCTCTACTACATTAGTGGAGGGGTTTTTTGATAAAACTCGCAAGAAAAGTATATGTGTAATCAACGAACGGATCCTTTGTTTAATTTACAAAGTGTGTATGCTTCGTTTTCCACTTTTCAAGAGCAATATATAACCAGAAGCTATAGATTCCTAAAGTTATAATGGTTAAAAGCCACCATTTTATCCAATTACCAAAAAGCTGTACTGCAGTACCATCAAAACCAAGTCGTTTTCCACCAATTACCGTATGTCTTGCTTTCCATGAATAAATCATTGTGTAAGACCATGGAAAACAAATACCTAATGTTATGACCGTAACGATCCAGCCTAACAAAGTGTAGCCAATAAGCTGGAATAGTCCACCGTCAAAGTATGAGCTTGTTTCTTCTTGCTGTAACCGAATTTCCGTGACTGATTCTGTCTCCAATGGTCATCTCTCCTAAATAAATTTATAACAATAACCTCCTTATCTTCTCTAATTATCCATTTGTTTCCTTCTCGAAATTAAAAAAAGAGCAAGTTGCTTTCAACTCGCTCGTCTTGCCTTATTATGCCGTAGCTGATTGATCTTCCAATACAGCATAGAGATCTTTCAACCTTGGATTTCCTTCTGAGACAATTTCATTTTGAACGACAATGACGGGATAAAATAGATCTTCATCAATTACTTTAGCGGCAAAAATCGCTTCTGCTCCTGAAAGTTGACTATGAATATCAATATATCGAACGGCAATTTGTCGATCCGGATATTTCCGATCAAGGGCAGCTTTTAGCCATTCAGCCGTTTCTTCTGAAGAAGGCAGATTCACACAGCTTGCACAACGTTCGCCTGCTCCATAGACAAGTACTTCCTCCATGATGAAAAACGTCCTTTCTATTCAATCCATTTACCTTTATTGTACCTTATTCCATTGAGACAGAAAAGAACCATTCGCCTTTTTTAATTCTAGCAATCATTTCCCTAGATGTTCCATCTTGAATCTGATTTCATACCATGATAAAGTAAGATGAGAATAATAATCATTCCACAATAACACATAGATTTTTCACATCATCATTAGTATAATGGAAGTATGAAGGGAGTCGATGAATGATGCAAGAGCAAGTACAAGATGTATTGAATAAACT contains:
- a CDS encoding NupC/NupG family nucleoside CNT transporter, with the translated sequence MQILWGFGGMAVLFAIALIFSTNRKAINLRTVLGALAIQVAFAFVVLKWEAGKAALKQLSLFVQDIIGYANEGIGFLFGGLIGNEDIGMIFAFQVLTIIIFFSSLISVLYYLGIMQWVIRILGGAISWALGTSKAESLSATANIFVGQTEAPLVIKPYLDKMTKSELFAVMTGGLASVAGSVLIGYSLLGVPLEYLLAASFMAAPGGLLMAKLIMPETETPETAKEIKMERNEDHVNVIDAAAHGASDGLKLALNVGAMLLAFIALIALLNGLLGAVGGWFGAGGLTIQQILGYVFSPLAFVIGVPWQDAVQAGNYIGQKLILNEFVAFSSFGPEISAGNLSDKSVAIISFALCGFANFSSLAILLGGLGGLAPKRRPEIAKFGMRAILAGTLANLLNAAIAGMLIF
- a CDS encoding DUF1450 domain-containing protein; translation: MKTIEFCAGNLRDNKKVWEVFEKVPGVELIDYGCLGYCGNCYSEAFAIVEGRLINAETSEALIKKITQKLNEDN
- a CDS encoding NAD(P)/FAD-dependent oxidoreductase; amino-acid sequence: MKRLVLLGGGYGGMRILQKLFSSDLPEDLTITLVDRNPYHSMKTEYYALAAGTASDHHIRVQFPVHQKLEIKYGEISGIDLNSNVIHLKDDDDLAYDTLVIGLGCEDKYHNVPGADIHTLSIQTIDSSRRTYETLNNLGANSIVGIVGAGLSGVELASELHESRPDLQVKLFDRGHTILSAFPERLGKYVQSWFEERDVEVVSESNITKVEPNTLFNHGEPVHCDSIVWTAGIQPNKIVRELDVEKDPQQRIILNDYHSIPNHDNAFVVGDCASLPHAPSAQLAEEQAEQIALVLQKQWKNETPPALPPIKIKGTLGSLGSKHGFGVMANRPLTGRVPRLLKSGILWMYKNHNG
- a CDS encoding DUF898 domain-containing protein, coding for METESVTEIRLQQEETSSYFDGGLFQLIGYTLLGWIVTVITLGICFPWSYTMIYSWKARHTVIGGKRLGFDGTAVQLFGNWIKWWLLTIITLGIYSFWLYIALEKWKTKHTHFVN
- a CDS encoding DUF1462 family protein translates to MEEVLVYGAGERCASCVNLPSSEETAEWLKAALDRKYPDRQIAVRYIDIHSQLSGAEAIFAAKVIDEDLFYPVIVVQNEIVSEGNPRLKDLYAVLEDQSATA